From Candidatus Methylomirabilis lanthanidiphila, one genomic window encodes:
- a CDS encoding thioredoxin reductase — translation MGTPTEEVIILGSGPAGLTAALYTARANLHPLVIEGNETGGQLVLTTLVENYPGFSDGLMGPELISRMRQQAERFGARFVKGDATAADVSRNPFTLTVDNDVHKTKALIVATGASANMLGLESERKLLGHGVSTCATCDGFFFRDQKVAIVGGGDSAVEEALFLTKFAAKVTLIHRRDKLRASKIMQERIFANPKIEILWNRTVADILDVSQGKVTGIATRVDGSTSLETLACDGVFVAIGHSPNTKLFAGQLEMDERGYIVTHNGTLTSVPGVYAAGDVQDHVYKQAITAAGSGCMAALDVERYLENHG, via the coding sequence ATGGGTACTCCTACAGAAGAGGTGATCATTCTCGGCTCAGGTCCGGCGGGGCTGACTGCGGCCTTGTATACCGCCAGAGCCAATCTGCATCCCCTGGTCATCGAAGGAAACGAGACCGGCGGGCAGTTGGTCCTGACGACGCTGGTGGAGAACTATCCGGGATTCTCGGATGGGCTCATGGGACCGGAGCTGATCTCCCGGATGCGGCAGCAGGCGGAGCGATTCGGCGCGAGGTTTGTGAAGGGAGATGCCACAGCCGCCGATGTGAGCAGAAACCCCTTCACCCTGACGGTTGACAATGACGTGCATAAGACCAAGGCGCTGATCGTTGCGACCGGCGCGTCGGCGAATATGCTCGGGCTTGAGTCGGAGCGAAAACTGCTGGGCCATGGGGTGTCGACCTGCGCGACCTGTGATGGGTTCTTTTTCAGGGATCAGAAGGTGGCGATTGTGGGCGGGGGCGACTCGGCTGTTGAGGAGGCGCTGTTCCTGACAAAATTCGCGGCGAAGGTGACGCTGATTCATCGACGGGACAAGCTGCGCGCCTCGAAGATCATGCAGGAGCGGATCTTTGCGAATCCGAAGATTGAGATCTTGTGGAACCGGACGGTTGCAGACATCCTTGATGTGTCGCAGGGGAAAGTGACCGGAATCGCCACCCGCGTTGATGGTTCGACGTCGCTGGAGACGCTCGCCTGCGATGGGGTATTCGTTGCCATCGGGCATTCCCCCAATACGAAGCTGTTCGCGGGGCAGTTGGAGATGGACGAGCGAGGCTATATCGTCACGCACAACGGGACGTTGACCAGCGTTCCTGGCGTCTATGCTGCGGGCGATGTGCAGGACCACGTCTACAAGCAGGCCATTACGGCAGCCGGATCGGGATGTATGGCCGCCCTGGACGTCGAGAGGTACCTGGAAAACCACGGGTAA
- a CDS encoding NADH-quinone oxidoreductase, whose amino-acid sequence MLQLTDTDIDTPSTKEEEQEFERGLLLTTLDSLVNWARKSSIWPASFGLACCAIEMMATGASRFDLARFGAEVFRGSPRQSDLMIVAGRVSRKMAPVLRRIYDQMPEPKWVIAMGACASCGGIFNTYTIVQGVDQIVPVDVYVPGCPPRPEQLIHGIMLLQEKIAKERPSKQGLFHLPWKKVA is encoded by the coding sequence ATGCTTCAGTTGACAGATACAGATATCGACACTCCGTCTACGAAGGAGGAGGAGCAGGAATTTGAGCGGGGCCTCCTCCTGACAACCCTGGACAGTCTGGTCAATTGGGCGAGGAAGTCATCGATCTGGCCGGCGAGCTTCGGACTCGCTTGCTGCGCGATTGAGATGATGGCAACAGGGGCGTCACGTTTCGATCTGGCGCGATTCGGGGCCGAGGTCTTTCGTGGATCGCCGCGTCAGTCCGACCTGATGATTGTGGCCGGCCGCGTGAGCCGCAAGATGGCGCCGGTCCTCAGAAGGATCTACGATCAGATGCCGGAACCGAAGTGGGTGATCGCTATGGGTGCATGTGCGTCCTGTGGCGGCATCTTCAATACCTATACCATCGTCCAGGGTGTAGACCAGATTGTGCCGGTCGATGTCTACGTGCCTGGCTGTCCGCCAAGACCTGAGCAGTTGATCCACGGGATCATGCTGCTGCAGGAAAAGATTGCCAAGGAGCGGCCGAGTAAGCAGGGCCTCTTCCATCTTCCCTGGAAAAAGGTAGCGTAG
- the fdhD gene encoding Protein FdhD, whose translation MATHRIVRYRGGSFETVEIPVVREQPLTIFVNGYELATLLCTPVKLDCLVLGFLSFEGIIQGLDEMTSLEVFPEEGVADVRLTKAFTPPRRRILTSGCTGGITFGMPMEGLKAFSDEATLHSDQPFDLMKQLYAEAYLYRESRGIHAAALSDGRRLLLVAEDVGRHNALDKIHGEALLQGIPTAGNILLSTGRISSEMLRKGAHMRTPFIISRTSPTGLAIMAAKRFGITVIGYCRGEGFNVYSHPERLLPQRAALLATHH comes from the coding sequence ATGGCCACGCATCGGATCGTTCGGTATCGCGGCGGATCGTTCGAGACAGTAGAGATCCCGGTCGTGCGGGAGCAACCCCTCACGATTTTTGTCAACGGGTATGAGCTGGCCACATTGCTGTGCACGCCGGTTAAGCTTGATTGCCTGGTCCTGGGATTCTTGAGTTTTGAGGGGATCATTCAGGGACTCGACGAGATGACGTCGCTGGAGGTCTTTCCCGAGGAAGGGGTGGCGGATGTCAGACTCACCAAGGCATTTACGCCGCCGCGCCGCCGCATCTTGACCTCCGGGTGTACCGGAGGGATTACATTCGGTATGCCGATGGAGGGGTTGAAGGCATTCTCTGACGAGGCGACCCTGCACTCGGATCAACCGTTCGATCTCATGAAACAGTTGTATGCTGAGGCATATCTCTACCGGGAGTCGCGCGGCATTCACGCGGCCGCTCTGAGCGACGGCAGGCGCCTGCTGCTCGTCGCTGAGGACGTGGGACGACATAACGCCCTGGATAAGATCCACGGCGAAGCGCTACTGCAAGGGATTCCAACCGCGGGTAATATCCTCCTGTCCACCGGGCGCATCTCGTCGGAGATGCTCCGCAAGGGGGCGCATATGCGGACCCCGTTTATCATCTCTCGAACCTCACCCACCGGCCTCGCTATCATGGCAGCCAAGCGCTTTGGTATCACTGTGATCGGTTACTGCCGCGGCGAAGGGTTTAATGTCTACAGCCATCCTGAGCGTTTACTGCCGCAACGGGCGGCACTCCTAGCCACTCACCACTAG
- a CDS encoding membrane protein, with protein MSQNTGRRGLRILHAIVPLIGVVLFSYLLYQAGPRDLWGGVVRFGFGLGLFIALEGVGDVMRAMATRYCFSRESPKVPLVNLLYARCTAAAYNFITPTSGFGGEVVKAMLLEKHVPRSEAARVVIIDKFTYSIVQFGLAFLGSAVVLAWTPIDLGVKLTFWAASALMWGGFIGFLIFQRQGRFGDFLGRVVGAVAGRQAREWVETNLSEMDGRLRSHYETQRKELLLAMFWHALGFTTGIAQAGLFLWCVFGVNDWAKASTIWFFGSWFDCVIFMVPAGLGTQELTRALIFERTIGFTFAEGVAFSMILRLNQIFWTAVGLATYWLEMALSRRRLRSVPVRTESDTLL; from the coding sequence ATGAGCCAGAATACGGGCAGGCGCGGTCTTCGGATCCTCCACGCCATCGTACCGCTCATCGGTGTGGTGCTCTTCAGCTATCTGCTCTACCAGGCAGGGCCGCGGGATCTGTGGGGGGGCGTCGTGCGTTTCGGCTTCGGACTCGGCCTCTTCATAGCCCTGGAGGGAGTGGGCGACGTCATGCGCGCGATGGCGACACGCTACTGCTTCAGCCGGGAGAGCCCGAAGGTACCGCTGGTTAATCTGCTGTATGCGCGCTGTACCGCCGCGGCCTACAACTTCATCACGCCGACCTCCGGATTCGGCGGCGAGGTGGTGAAGGCCATGCTCCTGGAAAAGCATGTCCCGCGCAGCGAAGCGGCGAGAGTGGTGATCATCGACAAGTTCACGTACAGTATCGTGCAGTTTGGGCTGGCCTTTCTGGGATCGGCGGTGGTCCTGGCCTGGACGCCGATCGACCTTGGCGTGAAGCTCACGTTCTGGGCCGCGAGCGCGCTCATGTGGGGCGGCTTTATCGGTTTTCTGATCTTCCAGCGGCAGGGGCGGTTCGGCGACTTTCTCGGCCGCGTCGTAGGGGCTGTTGCCGGGCGGCAAGCGCGCGAGTGGGTCGAAACGAACCTGTCTGAGATGGACGGCCGGCTGCGCAGTCACTATGAAACGCAGAGGAAGGAACTGCTCCTGGCGATGTTCTGGCACGCCCTTGGGTTCACGACGGGGATCGCACAGGCCGGGCTTTTCCTCTGGTGTGTCTTCGGTGTGAACGACTGGGCGAAGGCATCGACGATCTGGTTCTTCGGTAGCTGGTTCGACTGCGTCATCTTCATGGTGCCGGCCGGGCTCGGCACACAGGAGCTGACACGCGCGCTGATCTTCGAAAGGACGATCGGCTTTACGTTTGCTGAGGGCGTCGCATTTTCAATGATCCTGCGACTGAACCAGATATTCTGGACGGCGGTCGGCCTGGCGACGTACTGGTTGGAGATGGCGCTGAGTCGACGACGGCTGAGAAGCGTGCCCGTTCGGACGGAATCGGACACCCTGCTGTGA
- a CDS encoding cysteine desulfurase → MSSWPTGPRDVIIAIDATGAKTQSTHMTVTLPIYMDHMATTPVTHEVFEAMRPYFCERFGNPASRSHSFGWVAEEAVEQARAQVAHLLGCKAAEIVWTSGATEANNLAIKGVAAAYREKGRHLITSQIEHHAVLDTCRRLEREGCEVTRLPVDNSGRVDPTDVERAIRKDTILISIMAANNEIGTLQPIAEIGRIAKRHGILFHTDAAQYVGKLPLAVDDWQVDLLSASAHKCYGPKGMGALYVRMTKPRVTLVPQMDGGGHEKGRRSGTLNVPGCVGFGAACALAERELQTEPARLLALRERLRDALWSGLDYLRLNGHPTERLPGNLNVSFEFVEGESLLMALKGIAVSSGSACTSATVEPSYVLLAIGLNAELAHASIRFGLGRSNTEEETDYVAARVIESATRLRALSPLYEMALDGIDVKGGLRAC, encoded by the coding sequence ATGTCCTCATGGCCGACGGGTCCCAGGGACGTCATTATCGCAATAGACGCAACAGGCGCAAAAACACAATCGACGCACATGACCGTGACGCTTCCCATCTACATGGATCATATGGCGACGACGCCCGTTACCCACGAGGTCTTCGAGGCGATGCGCCCGTACTTCTGTGAGCGGTTCGGCAACCCGGCCTCTCGGAGCCACTCGTTTGGCTGGGTGGCGGAGGAGGCAGTGGAGCAGGCCCGCGCGCAGGTCGCGCACCTGCTTGGCTGTAAGGCGGCAGAGATCGTATGGACGAGCGGCGCCACGGAGGCGAATAACCTCGCGATCAAAGGGGTGGCCGCCGCCTATCGGGAGAAGGGTCGGCACCTCATTACCTCGCAGATCGAGCATCACGCTGTCCTCGACACCTGCAGGCGGTTGGAGCGAGAGGGCTGCGAGGTCACCCGCCTTCCCGTAGATAACAGCGGACGGGTCGATCCGACCGACGTCGAGCGCGCAATCAGGAAAGACACGATTCTTATTTCCATCATGGCGGCCAACAACGAAATCGGAACGCTGCAACCGATTGCCGAGATCGGCCGGATCGCGAAACGTCATGGCATCTTATTCCATACCGATGCCGCTCAGTACGTGGGCAAGCTCCCACTGGCGGTAGACGACTGGCAGGTCGATCTCTTATCGGCGTCGGCCCATAAATGTTACGGTCCGAAGGGAATGGGTGCGCTCTACGTGCGGATGACTAAGCCTCGCGTCACACTGGTCCCGCAGATGGATGGCGGAGGCCACGAAAAGGGGCGTCGTTCCGGAACGCTCAATGTTCCCGGATGCGTCGGTTTCGGCGCAGCGTGTGCGCTCGCCGAACGCGAGCTTCAGACTGAGCCCGCGCGGCTGCTCGCGCTTCGCGAGCGGTTGCGGGATGCGCTATGGTCCGGGTTGGACTATCTGCGCCTCAACGGTCACCCCACCGAGCGCCTACCCGGCAACCTGAATGTCTCCTTTGAGTTTGTCGAAGGCGAGTCATTGCTGATGGCGCTGAAAGGGATCGCGGTCTCTTCCGGTTCGGCCTGCACCAGCGCGACGGTTGAGCCCTCGTACGTCCTGCTGGCGATCGGCCTCAACGCGGAGCTGGCGCATGCGAGCATCCGTTTCGGGCTCGGCCGGTCGAACACTGAGGAAGAGACGGACTACGTCGCCGCGCGTGTGATAGAGAGTGCGACCCGCCTGCGAGCGCTTTCACCGCTGTATGAGATGGCGCTGGACGGGATCGACGTCAAAGGGGGACTCCGCGCATGCTAA
- a CDS encoding NADH-quinone oxidoreductase subunit I, with protein MISGIVKGMATTFKHIFRKPVTVSYPEERLPLAARYRGLHMLVVGDDGMERCVGCELCAVACPADAIYVEAAENTEQERHSKGERYAKTYKIHMLRCIFCGYCEEACPEEAIVLGKQYEIASYERGDFVYGKERLMTPLTEAMKQRPDLHPDW; from the coding sequence ATGATTAGCGGGATTGTCAAAGGGATGGCGACGACGTTCAAACATATCTTCCGAAAGCCGGTGACGGTTTCCTATCCGGAGGAGCGGCTTCCACTCGCGGCTCGCTACCGGGGTCTGCACATGCTGGTGGTTGGCGACGACGGGATGGAGCGGTGCGTGGGCTGCGAACTGTGCGCGGTGGCCTGTCCGGCAGACGCGATCTATGTCGAGGCGGCCGAGAACACTGAGCAGGAACGCCACTCCAAGGGTGAGCGGTACGCGAAGACATACAAGATCCATATGCTGCGTTGCATCTTTTGCGGTTACTGCGAGGAAGCCTGTCCGGAGGAGGCGATTGTGTTGGGTAAGCAGTACGAGATTGCGTCCTACGAGCGGGGTGATTTTGTGTACGGGAAGGAGCGTCTGATGACGCCGTTGACGGAGGCGATGAAGCAGCGGCCCGACCTCCACCCTGACTGGTAG
- a CDS encoding MoeA produces the protein MVMKPMKALLDLEAGMRIVMDAARPIERTEQVTLLEAVGRVLAEEVCASMDVPPFARAAMDGYAVRAEDTFGAGNFSPRILELIEVIHAGESARLSVRPAACIQVATGAPMPDGADAVVMVEDTELDRTNVMVYKPVYPQQHASPMGEDIKSGSCVLQRGMRLDPSKIGVLAALGFQKVTVYQKPAVAVIPSGNEILMPGEALSPGRIYDINSYTLSALISENGGLPQIFPIMKDTLEAAISTIREALTYDLIVLSGGSSVGERDMMVEAVERMGEIKFHGIAVKPGKPTLCGVVEGHLLIGMPGYPTSCLTNGYGILAPALRKMSRLGERALASLKAPMVRRYTSTIGRHQYLPVRLDGGEVVPVFKESGAITSMADAEGYIEIPANVDLLEKGEVVEVLLF, from the coding sequence ATGGTAATGAAACCGATGAAGGCGCTCCTCGACCTGGAGGCGGGGATGCGCATCGTCATGGACGCCGCCCGGCCGATAGAGCGGACTGAGCAGGTGACGCTGCTTGAGGCGGTGGGCCGGGTTCTGGCTGAAGAGGTCTGCGCGTCGATGGATGTGCCGCCTTTTGCTCGGGCGGCCATGGACGGTTATGCCGTCAGGGCAGAGGATACCTTCGGCGCGGGCAACTTTTCACCGAGGATTCTGGAGCTGATCGAGGTGATTCACGCCGGAGAGTCGGCTCGCCTCAGCGTCCGCCCTGCCGCCTGCATCCAGGTGGCGACTGGCGCCCCGATGCCCGATGGCGCCGATGCCGTTGTGATGGTGGAAGATACCGAGCTGGACAGGACCAACGTCATGGTGTACAAGCCTGTCTATCCGCAACAACATGCCTCGCCGATGGGTGAGGACATCAAGTCGGGAAGCTGTGTCCTTCAGCGCGGGATGCGTCTGGATCCGAGCAAGATCGGCGTGCTGGCCGCCCTCGGGTTCCAAAAGGTCACGGTGTATCAGAAGCCTGCGGTTGCTGTCATTCCTTCCGGCAATGAAATTCTTATGCCCGGAGAGGCGCTCAGTCCCGGAAGGATCTATGACATCAACTCCTATACCCTCTCTGCGCTCATCAGCGAGAACGGCGGTCTTCCGCAGATTTTCCCGATTATGAAAGATACGTTGGAAGCGGCGATCTCGACGATCCGGGAGGCCCTGACGTACGACCTCATCGTCCTATCGGGAGGCAGCTCTGTCGGCGAGCGGGACATGATGGTCGAGGCGGTGGAGCGGATGGGGGAGATCAAGTTTCACGGCATTGCCGTCAAGCCCGGGAAACCGACCCTGTGCGGTGTCGTGGAAGGCCATCTGTTGATCGGGATGCCGGGCTATCCCACGTCCTGTCTGACCAACGGATATGGGATTCTGGCGCCCGCGCTCAGGAAGATGTCAAGGCTTGGCGAGCGAGCGCTCGCCTCATTGAAGGCGCCGATGGTCCGTCGATACACCTCGACCATCGGGCGGCATCAATACCTGCCTGTCCGCCTCGATGGCGGGGAGGTGGTTCCGGTCTTCAAAGAGTCGGGCGCCATTACCTCGATGGCTGACGCAGAAGGCTATATCGAGATTCCTGCCAATGTGGACCTCCTCGAAAAGGGAGAAGTTGTGGAGGTCCTCCTGTTTTGA
- a CDS encoding phosphoglycerate mutase has product MDLTLLKQLVIPSSSKIVLFVADGLGGLPREADGQSEMEIATLPNLDALAARSLCGLIDMVGPGIIPGSGPGHLALFGYDPLMYQIGRGVLEACGIDLDLRPGDVASRGNFCTLDEEGRITDRRAGRITTETCRRLCSRLDQIRIEGVEVIVRPVKEHRFVVVFRGEGLSDALSDSDPQAIGERPLAVNGVGSAAERTAALVNQFVEQARGILKAEHPANMILLRGFALPPTLPAFPELLQLRAVAITCYPMYRGLAKLVGMEALPFCADLNEELRTVAANYDQYDFFYVHFKGTDRAGEDGDFDAKVAALEEVDRRIPDFLALRPDVFIVTGDHSTPAVLKSHSWHPVPFLLWSRWSRSSGISRFTERACVQGPLGTIRAVDLIPLAIANALRFKKFGA; this is encoded by the coding sequence ATGGATCTGACGCTTCTCAAGCAACTGGTCATTCCTTCATCCTCGAAGATTGTGCTGTTTGTTGCTGACGGGTTGGGGGGTCTGCCGAGAGAGGCGGATGGCCAAAGTGAAATGGAGATCGCGACGCTCCCCAACCTTGATGCGCTTGCCGCTCGTTCCCTGTGCGGCCTGATCGATATGGTTGGCCCGGGGATTATCCCCGGGAGCGGGCCGGGGCATCTTGCCCTCTTCGGCTATGATCCGTTGATGTATCAGATCGGACGGGGGGTGCTTGAGGCCTGCGGCATCGACCTGGACCTTCGTCCTGGCGATGTGGCGAGTCGGGGCAACTTCTGCACACTCGATGAAGAGGGGAGGATTACCGATCGGCGCGCCGGTCGAATTACGACCGAGACCTGCCGGCGCCTGTGCAGTCGGCTCGATCAGATCCGGATAGAAGGGGTGGAGGTGATTGTCCGGCCCGTGAAGGAACATCGGTTCGTGGTTGTATTCCGGGGGGAGGGGCTTTCCGATGCCCTCTCTGATTCCGATCCCCAGGCTATAGGCGAGCGACCGCTTGCTGTCAATGGTGTCGGTTCAGCAGCGGAACGGACGGCCGCGCTGGTGAATCAATTCGTGGAACAGGCCCGCGGAATCCTCAAGGCAGAGCATCCGGCCAATATGATCTTGCTGAGGGGCTTTGCATTGCCGCCAACGCTGCCGGCGTTTCCGGAACTGCTGCAGTTGCGTGCGGTCGCGATTACCTGTTATCCGATGTACCGCGGTCTCGCCAAACTGGTTGGGATGGAGGCGTTACCCTTCTGCGCCGACCTGAATGAGGAACTCCGAACCGTGGCGGCCAACTACGATCAGTACGATTTCTTCTATGTCCATTTTAAGGGGACCGATCGGGCTGGTGAGGACGGCGACTTTGATGCGAAAGTTGCGGCGCTGGAAGAGGTGGATCGACGAATCCCTGATTTTCTGGCGTTGCGCCCTGATGTCTTCATCGTGACCGGCGACCATTCGACGCCGGCTGTCCTGAAAAGCCATAGCTGGCATCCGGTTCCCTTTCTGCTCTGGTCGCGATGGTCGCGTTCGAGCGGGATCAGCAGATTTACGGAGCGAGCGTGCGTTCAGGGACCCTTGGGCACAATACGAGCAGTCGATCTTATCCCTCTGGCTATCGCCAACGCGCTGAGATTCAAGAAGTTCGGGGCATGA
- the btrN gene encoding S-adenosyl-L-methionine-dependent 2-deoxy-scyllo-inosamine dehydrogenase: protein MSRVGLYWRLLQGVVENPRYYYFVLRRSAYNETAKRLAHNDLPAQGTFYPVKLDLRIIYGCNLRCKMCGQWGDTGTYFSYDTAKLQRTLKLDVIEGVVKELAPHGLRYVDIEGGETFLYPQIIELFQMLKRHRLFVKPVTNGTLLKKYAGELVDAGIDAIHVSVDGDEQAHNFVRQAEWAYDRTMEGLQAIIAERERRNRHTPLVQVSFTMTRHNRCLSLYKLCEELAGKGLLDVLTIKSNPIWMSTATGEAYNKIVAQYFGVNGLTSWKGFVEDYRDFEEEAKEIEQTIRRLKTKDYDFFVHHLPSIPLAEIPKLYTNYNWNLGRTHCPVPYLEPTIDVDGQVYPCNLFADEPLSMGNVNEQPFLDIWFGDRYQTFRRMLSEQGGLLPICNRCCQLTEH, encoded by the coding sequence ATGTCAAGAGTCGGCCTGTATTGGCGCCTCCTCCAGGGCGTCGTCGAAAACCCGCGCTACTACTACTTTGTCCTGCGAAGGAGCGCCTACAACGAGACTGCCAAACGGCTCGCGCACAATGACCTTCCCGCACAAGGCACCTTCTATCCTGTCAAGCTCGACCTGCGCATCATCTACGGCTGTAACCTCCGCTGTAAGATGTGCGGCCAATGGGGCGACACAGGAACCTACTTCAGTTATGATACCGCCAAGCTCCAGCGCACACTTAAGCTCGACGTGATCGAGGGGGTTGTGAAGGAGCTCGCGCCGCACGGCCTCAGGTACGTCGACATAGAGGGAGGCGAGACCTTTCTCTATCCACAGATCATCGAGCTCTTCCAGATGCTCAAGCGCCATCGTCTCTTCGTGAAGCCCGTTACCAACGGTACGCTTTTGAAGAAGTATGCGGGAGAATTAGTCGATGCGGGGATCGATGCGATCCATGTGTCGGTCGACGGCGATGAGCAGGCGCACAATTTTGTGCGCCAAGCGGAGTGGGCGTACGACAGGACCATGGAGGGGCTGCAGGCGATCATTGCGGAGCGCGAGCGCCGCAATCGGCATACGCCGCTCGTGCAAGTGAGCTTCACCATGACACGCCACAACAGGTGCCTGTCACTGTACAAGCTCTGCGAGGAGCTGGCCGGAAAAGGGCTGTTGGACGTGCTCACCATCAAGTCGAACCCGATCTGGATGTCCACGGCCACGGGCGAAGCCTATAACAAGATTGTCGCACAGTACTTCGGTGTGAACGGCCTTACGAGCTGGAAGGGGTTCGTTGAGGACTATCGCGATTTCGAGGAGGAGGCGAAGGAGATCGAGCAGACGATTCGCCGACTCAAGACCAAGGATTACGACTTCTTCGTTCACCACCTCCCGTCGATCCCATTGGCGGAGATTCCGAAGCTCTACACGAACTATAATTGGAACCTCGGGCGCACGCACTGCCCGGTGCCTTACCTTGAGCCGACGATCGACGTTGACGGTCAGGTCTACCCGTGCAACCTCTTCGCGGATGAGCCGCTCTCGATGGGGAACGTCAACGAGCAGCCGTTTCTCGATATCTGGTTCGGCGACAGATACCAGACCTTTCGGCGGATGCTGTCCGAACAAGGTGGGCTTCTGCCAATCTGCAACCGCTGCTGCCAGCTTACCGAACACTAA
- a CDS encoding VIT family protein, with product MNATRIGFGKIEESSHFPVGRRIREVVFGIHDGLITTVAFLAGVNAASAGQRMIVISSVAEALAQTLSMGFGAYLSTKSEGELYQREIARERLEIETMPEKEREEMCQIYRSKGFSEDEVELVVTRLTADKERLLKAMMVEELGLIEERFDNPVKVGVLMGVSSCVGAIIPIAPYLFLELREAFVVSMSLAAFALFATGAGKTVLTRKAWWRSGLEMLGIGLLVSVAGYGIGYFLSALWY from the coding sequence ATGAACGCGACGCGCATCGGGTTCGGTAAGATTGAGGAAAGCTCGCATTTCCCGGTGGGGCGGCGAATTCGTGAGGTCGTCTTCGGCATACATGACGGCCTCATTACGACCGTAGCCTTTCTCGCCGGGGTCAATGCGGCGAGCGCCGGCCAACGCATGATTGTCATCTCAAGCGTGGCAGAGGCCCTTGCTCAAACCCTTTCAATGGGATTCGGCGCCTATCTCTCAACCAAGTCGGAAGGAGAACTCTACCAGCGAGAGATTGCGCGTGAACGACTCGAAATCGAGACGATGCCTGAGAAGGAACGCGAGGAGATGTGCCAGATCTATCGGAGTAAGGGTTTTTCGGAAGATGAGGTGGAGCTGGTCGTCACGCGGTTGACCGCTGATAAGGAACGCTTACTCAAGGCGATGATGGTGGAGGAGTTGGGGCTCATCGAGGAACGATTCGACAACCCGGTGAAGGTCGGCGTACTGATGGGCGTCTCCTCCTGTGTTGGCGCGATCATTCCGATTGCCCCGTACCTGTTCCTGGAACTCAGGGAGGCGTTCGTGGTTTCGATGAGCCTTGCCGCCTTCGCTCTCTTTGCCACCGGAGCCGGCAAAACAGTGCTGACGAGGAAAGCCTGGTGGCGCAGCGGGCTCGAGATGCTGGGGATCGGGCTGTTGGTTTCGGTTGCAGGTTACGGCATCGGGTACTTCTTGAGCGCTCTCTGGTACTAA
- a CDS encoding phP-like protein, which produces MRLIDLHTHSTASDGRLSPQELIGLAKQSDVAVLAVTDHDTLEGLPAADAEAARIGVQFVPGVEITAHVDDLEVHILGHFIDPNDTRLAEFLAASRNDRIERIHRMIAKLWVLGLPLDADEIVRSAPGYSVGRPHVAHAMIRRGYVASLKEAFDRYLTFGKPGYVERSRIPAATAISAIKGAGGLASLAHPGEYGRNEIIPFLVPHGLDGLEVYHSQHDTESVFRYERMRLEYGLLTVGGSDYHGTEGLRSIGLGRPALPEARFEELLAAHAAPRTTPVRAQAG; this is translated from the coding sequence ATGCGCCTGATCGATCTGCATACTCACTCGACTGCCTCAGACGGCCGACTGTCCCCGCAAGAACTTATCGGTCTGGCGAAACAGTCTGACGTTGCGGTCCTCGCTGTGACCGATCACGACACCCTGGAAGGGTTGCCTGCAGCAGACGCGGAAGCTGCGCGGATAGGGGTGCAGTTTGTTCCAGGCGTTGAGATCACCGCGCATGTGGACGATCTGGAGGTGCACATCCTCGGACACTTCATCGATCCGAACGATACGCGTCTGGCCGAATTCCTTGCTGCCTCTCGCAACGACCGAATCGAGAGGATTCATCGCATGATCGCGAAGCTCTGGGTTCTTGGCCTCCCGTTGGACGCTGATGAGATTGTGAGGTCGGCGCCAGGCTACTCAGTCGGACGTCCTCATGTGGCGCACGCGATGATCAGGCGCGGATATGTGGCGTCGCTGAAGGAGGCGTTCGACCGATATCTGACGTTCGGCAAGCCTGGCTACGTGGAACGCTCAAGGATTCCTGCCGCTACGGCGATATCTGCCATCAAGGGGGCTGGAGGTCTGGCGTCTCTTGCACACCCCGGAGAGTATGGCCGCAACGAGATCATCCCATTCCTTGTACCGCATGGGCTTGATGGTTTGGAGGTGTATCATTCGCAGCATGATACCGAATCGGTATTCCGCTATGAACGAATGCGCTTGGAATACGGTCTGTTGACGGTCGGCGGCTCCGACTACCACGGCACCGAGGGTCTCCGCTCGATAGGGCTTGGGAGACCGGCCCTGCCGGAGGCACGATTCGAAGAGTTGCTCGCCGCGCACGCTGCGCCCCGCACTACACCCGTTCGAGCGCAGGCCGGATAA